From Penicillium digitatum chromosome 5, complete sequence, one genomic window encodes:
- a CDS encoding SIR2 family histone deacetylase (Hst4), putative, with protein MVDLNLDFSSDSELSSVPPSPTLVAQSSPEPAERYPTPSSQEGAEPAEVSARQARPAKRRRNPLPKERTTQYLDLSRSLYEQSDQHYLLVQTLRHQKDIVVIAGAGISTAAGIPDFRSTDGLFKSLQKKHNLKASGKLLFDAAVYQDDALTAPFHEMVRSLSEEVANIKPTAFHKMLARLGIESRLKRLYTQNIDGIETSMGPLATEVPLNVKGSWPVTIQLHGSIEKMVCQKCRYLDNFKPDMFMEADPPACEECTVHDKVRQIGGQRSHGIGRMRPRIVLYNEHNPDEEAITSVMNADIKSRPRVLIVAGTSLKIPGVRRLVKSLCTMIRSRKDGVTMFINNEPPSGKEFDNCFDLIIKGSCDEVAREVNLKSWESEDITPCVYESSPEPILHNFNSNDVSVVVTPKKRPRAETGLATPSSSHDEKPAKKLTTKATKIKLENPASNGRSIEDIIKNGKSATRKPISKFITKPAPNARPKKTATTAVAKKRGVSAAPVKKITSFSRVTKTSQSAGKSATNGDGKPMQPVPAGASRNNGPLPKTGQSEKADMLNTESFPPPVASS; from the exons ATGGTGGATCTTAATTTAGATTTTTCATCCGATTCGGAATTGAGCTCCGTGCCCCCATCACCAACATTAGTAGCGCAGTCATCACCAGAGCCAGCAGAGCGGTACCCAACGCCTTCATCCCAAGAGGGAGCTGAGCCTGCTGAGGTTTCTGCACGCCAAGCCCGTCCCGCAAAGAGGAGACGCAACCCCCTACCAAAGGAACGGACCACTCAATATCTCGATCTATCCAGGTCTCTCTATGAACAAAGTGATCAACATTATTTGCTTGTTCAAACTCTGCGTCATCAAAAAGACATTGTCGTCATCGCTGGCGCTGGCATTTCCACGGCTGCGGGTA TCCCGGACTTCCGCTCCACAGACGGTCTTTTTAAATCATTACAGAAAAAGCACAACTTGAAAGCTTCCGGCAAGCTTCTCTTCGATGCTGCCGTCTATCAGGATGACGCATTAACGGCCCCGTTCCATGAAATGGTCCGGTCGCTGTCGGAAGAAGTTGCGAACATCAAGCCCACCGCCTTCCACAAAATGCTCGCCCGATTGGGTATCGAGTCTCGCTTGAAGCGACTTTACACCCAGAATATCGATGGCATTGAAACCTCCATGGGGCCACTGGCAACTGAGGTGCCGCTTAATGTCAAGGGTAGTTGGCCGGTCACTATTCAACTGCACGGCAGCATTGAGAAGATGGTATGCCAGAAGTGTCGCTACCTTGACAACTTCAAACCCGATATGTTCATGGAAGCCGACCCGCCCGCTTGCGAGGAATGTACTGTGCACGATAAAGTTCGCCAAATCGGCGGTCAACGGAGTCACGGGATTGGCCGCATGCGTCCGCGCATCGTCCTCTACAACGAGCACAACCCCGACGAAGAGGCAATCACCTCCGTGATGAACGCCGACATCAAGTCCCGGCCTCGCGTCCTGATTGTCGCCGGTACCAGTTTGAAAATTCCTGGCGTCCGGCGGCTCGTCAAAAGCTTATGCACAATGATCCGCAGTCGCAAGGATGGTGTCACGATGTTCATTAACAACGAACCACCAAGCGGCAAAGAATTTGACAACTGCTTTGACTTGATTATCAAGGGGTCATGCGATGAAGTTGCACGCGAGGTGAACCTGAAATCATGGGAGTCAGAGGATATCACCCCGTGCGTTTACGAATCCTCACCTGAGCCCATTCTCCACAACTTCAATTCCAATGACGTTTCCGTCGTTGTCACGCCCAAAAAGAGACCTCGTGCAGAGACTGGTCTCGCCACACCTTCGTCCAGTCATGACGAGAAGCCGGCGAAAAAGTTGACCACGAAAGCTACGAAAATCAAGCTCGAAAACCCAGCAAGCAATGGCCGATCCATCGAAGATATTATCAAGAACGGAAAGTCTGCTACTCGCAAGCCTATCTCCAAATTTATCACCAAACCCGCCCCTAATGCTCGTCCCAAGAAGACCGCAACAACTGCTGTTGCGAAAAAGCGTGGCGTGTCTGCCGCCCCGGTCAAGAAAATTACCTCTTTCAGCCGCGTTACCAAAACCTCTCAATCCGCTGGCAAGTCCGCTACAAACGGAGACGGCAAACCTATGCAACCGGTTCCAGCCGGCGCCTCGAGGAACAATGGTCCTCTACCAAAAACAGGACAATCTGAGAAAGCAGACATGCTTAATACAGAGTCTTTTCCCCCGCCAGTGGCTTCCTCCTGA
- a CDS encoding CBF/NF-Y family transcription factor, putative, which translates to MPPRKSTSSVTPADLDDSLLQQSSPAPQTDKPVFATEQQLKARAEAGASVEDYLLPRSLTIRLAKSVLPPNTTIQKDAVLAMQKAATVFVSYLSSHANDATLKRTIAPSDVFNALSELELDSFRGRLEQELEAYTEIKAGKRKPKKVDENGSTQDALGEDATQGDGDVEMLDNPAKRMKRDADVEVAVALPAGDDGDETQEEEAEEEEEEDESEDDEEEEEDRAPREDNLEHVEDLDREPGVRRGPYDPDAEETDEDEDGPGSQLRDDLGLG; encoded by the exons ATGCCACCTCGCAAATCCACGTCTTCAGTGACGCCCGCTGATCTTGATGACTCCCTGCTTCAGCAGTCGTCTCCAGCACCGCAAACCGACAAGCCCGTCTTTGCGACGGAGCAGCAGCTGAAGGCTCGGGCTGAGGCAGGCGCGAGTGTCGAG GACTATCTCCTGCCACGCTCATTGACGATTCGTCTCGCCAAGTCGGTTCTCCCGCCGAATACGACGATCCAGAAGGACGCTGTGTTGGCTATGCAGAAGGCTGCTACGGTGTTTGTTTCCTATCTGTCTTCACA CGCCAACGACGCAACTCTCAAACGCACTATCGCTCCATCAGACGTCTTCAATGCTCTCTCCGAGCTGGAACTCGACTCTTTCCGCGGCCGGCTTGAACAAGAACTCGAGGCATACACGGAAATTAAAGCCGGGAAGCGCAAGCCGAAGAAGGTTGATGAGAATGGCTCGACGCAGGATGCTTTAGGCGAGGACGCGACTCAGGGCGACGGTGATGTAGAGATGCTTGATAATCCTGCGAAAAGAATGAAGCGAGACGCAGACGTGGAAGTAGCTGTTGCTCTGCCCGCTGGGGATGATGGGGATGAGACTCAAGAGGAAGAagccgaagaagaggaagaagaggatgagagTGAGGacgatgaagaggaggaggaggatcgtGCTCCGCGTGAGGATAACCTTGAGCATGTGGAGGACTTGGACCGTGAGCCTGGTGTGAGAAGAGGGCCTTATGATCCCGATGCTGAGGAGacggatgaagatgaggatgggCCTGGTAGTCAATTGCGGGATGATCTTGGATTGGGCTAA
- a CDS encoding GTP binding protein, putative produces MVTKSGFGKTSKRVPVRLRHKIEKSAVQKQRKQKKLAKKNPEWRSKLKKDPGIPNLFPNKDKLLHDIEERKRMKAEEQQRIREEARTRKAEGLPAKTGTEAVDIDENDIMDDDMDAEGSDSNPMAALLASARARALEYDDNQSDDEDMEEDEDDDDEMDEDDEEGGATIDESAPPLVNSKSYSKESSRRQFDKVFKQVTDNADVVLYVLDARDPEGTRSKEIEREIMMADGGNKRLILILNKIDLVPPPVLKAWLLHLRRSFPTLPLKASSGAANAHSFDHKQLTVKGTSDTLFRALKSYAGAKQLKRAISVGVIGYPNVGKSSVINALTARLNKGSSNACPTGAEAGVTTSLRQVKLDSKLKLIDSPGIVFPNSGDKSSKKNKKQEDQARLILLNAVPPKQIEDPIPAVNLLMKRLSSSETLLSKMLELYGITALFPSNGDKTTDFLVQVARKRGRLGKRGVPNIESAAMTVINDWRDGRIQGWANAPVLPVVSADAPASDSQPGVDTTKVVTEWAKEFSIEGLWGNGQGDDEEMAE; encoded by the exons ATGGTTACTAAGAGCGGTTTCG GCAAGACTTCCAAGCGGGTTCCTGTCCGCCTGAGGCACAAGATTGAAAAGTCTGCAGTTCAGaagcaaagaaagcaaaagaAGCTCGCAAAGAAG AACCCTGAATGGCGGTCCAAGCTTAAGAAGGACCCCGGCATTCCCAATCTCTTCCCCAACAAGGACAAGCTTCTCCATGACATCGAAGAGCGGAAGCGCATGAAGGCCGAGGAGCAACAGCGCATTCGGGAGGAGGCACGAACCCGCAAGGCTGAAGGCCTGCCCGCCAAGACTGGCACCGAGGCTGTCGACATCGACGAGAACGACATTATGGATGATGATATGGATGCCGAGGGTAGTGATTCCAACCCCATGGCTGCTCTTCTTGCCTCAGCACGTGCCCGTGCTTTAGAATACGACGATAATCAAAGTGACGACGAAGAcatggaggaagatgaagatgacgacgatgagatggacgaggacgatgaggaggGCGGCGCAACTATTGACGAGTCTGCCCCGCCATTGGTCAACTCAAAGTCTTACTCAAAGGAGAGCTCACGACGCCAATTTGACAAGGTGTTCAAACAGGTCACTGACAACGCCGATGTCGTGCTATACGTGCTCGATGCCCGCGACCCCGAGGGCACCCGCTCTAAGGAAATTGAACGCGAGATCATGATGGCAGATGGTGGCAACAAGCGGTTGATTCTCATTTTGAACAAGATCGATCTGGTTCCGCCCCCAGTGCTCAAGGCATGGTTACTCCATCTGCGCCGCTCCTTCCCTACTCTCCCCCTTAAGGCATCAAGCGGCGCTGCCAACGCACACAGCTTCGACCACAAGCAGTTGACGGTCAAGGGTACTTCGGATACGCTCTTCCGTGCCCTCAAGTCGTACGCCGGCGCCAAGCAGTTGAAGCGCGCCATCTCTGTCGGTGTCATTGGATACCCCAATGTCGGCAAGTCGTCCGTCATCAACGCACTGACCGCACGTCTGAACAAGGGCTCCAGCAACGCATGCCCGACGGGCGCCGAGGCTGGCGTCACCACTAGCCTGCGCCAGGTCAAGCTGGACAGCAAGCTCAAGCTGATTGACTCGCCTGGAATCGTCTTTCCCAACTCCGGTGACAAGTCTAGCAAGAAGAATaagaagcaggaagaccAAGCGCGTCTTATTCTCCTTAACGCCGTTCCGCCCAAGCAGATCGAGGATCCAATCCCCGCAGTCAACCTCCTGATGAAGCGTCTATCTTCGTCGGAGACCCTCCTCTCCAAGATGCTTGAGCTGTACGGTATCACTGCCCTCTTCCCCAGCAATGGCGACAAGACCACCGACTTCTTGGTCCAGGTGGCCCGTAAGCGTGGCCGTCTCGGAAAGCGCGGTGTCCCTAACATCGAGAGTGCTGCCATGACTGTTATCAACGACTGGAGAGACGGACGCATCCAAGGCTGGGCCAATGCGCCCGTGCTGCCCGTTGTCTCGGCGGATGCTCCTGCCAGCGATAGTCAGCCTGGCGTTGACACCACAAAGGTCGTCACCGAGTGGGCCAAGGAGTTCAGTATCGAGGGTCTCTGGGGCAACGGACaaggtgatgatgaggagatgGCCGAGTAG